A region from the Lentisphaera profundi genome encodes:
- a CDS encoding 4-phosphoerythronate dehydrogenase: MKIVADDRIPYLQGALENFAEVKYIAGAKINTQDMLDADVLITRTRTQVNRELLENSSIKLVVTATIGHDHIDKKYLEERGVIWKNCPGCNSGSVATYIASLLATMMSDHGFQSKGKTFGLVGCGNVGKRVKKVAEALGMKVLINDPPRALAEGKENFCNLETVLNQSDIISIHVPYIRSGEYKTSALFDDSKLSQMKEGAWLVNSSRGGIIVENDLEKYLDDNSINAVLDVWENEPNLDLELMKKCKVISSHIAGYSVDGKANGTSMSVRHIAEFFDLNLKEWQATNLPLEDKKIQVKEGELGLVKAIKEAYDIMDDDKKLRCTAENFEINRGQYEAHRDLANYQFIGDEENCKKLVAMMPEPVIKK; the protein is encoded by the coding sequence ATGAAAATAGTCGCAGACGATAGAATACCTTACCTACAGGGAGCTTTAGAAAATTTTGCAGAAGTCAAGTATATAGCAGGGGCAAAAATCAATACCCAAGATATGCTTGATGCAGATGTGTTAATTACGAGGACAAGGACTCAAGTCAATCGTGAACTACTCGAGAATTCATCCATTAAATTAGTTGTCACTGCTACAATTGGTCACGATCATATAGATAAAAAATACTTAGAGGAAAGAGGGGTGATTTGGAAAAATTGTCCAGGTTGTAATTCAGGTTCAGTAGCTACTTATATAGCATCTTTATTGGCAACAATGATGAGTGATCATGGCTTTCAAAGCAAAGGTAAAACTTTTGGTTTGGTGGGTTGTGGCAATGTTGGGAAGAGAGTTAAAAAAGTAGCTGAAGCACTCGGTATGAAAGTTCTTATTAATGATCCGCCAAGAGCTCTAGCAGAGGGCAAAGAAAATTTTTGTAATTTAGAGACGGTACTTAATCAATCAGATATTATATCTATTCACGTCCCCTATATAAGAAGTGGAGAGTACAAGACTTCGGCTTTATTTGATGATTCAAAACTCTCTCAAATGAAAGAGGGCGCATGGTTAGTAAACTCCTCACGAGGAGGAATCATCGTAGAGAATGATCTAGAAAAATACCTAGATGATAATTCTATAAATGCGGTCTTAGATGTGTGGGAAAATGAACCCAATCTAGATTTAGAATTAATGAAAAAATGTAAAGTTATTAGTTCACATATAGCGGGTTATTCTGTTGATGGAAAAGCTAATGGAACTTCCATGTCAGTAAGGCATATTGCAGAATTTTTTGACTTGAATTTAAAAGAGTGGCAGGCGACAAATTTGCCATTAGAAGACAAAAAAATACAAGTTAAAGAAGGCGAATTAGGATTAGTGAAAGCTATAAAAGAGGCCTATGATATTATGGATGATGATAAAAAATTGCGTTGCACCGCAGAAAATTTTGAAATAAATCGCGGCCAATATGAAGCCCATAGAGACTTGGCAAATTATCAATTCATTGGTGATGAAGAGAACTGCAAAAAGCTAGTAGCGATGATGCCTGAGCCTGTGATAAAGAAATGA
- a CDS encoding DUF3568 family protein, which produces MKFRKLYLYISLISLLVISSSCILISVGAAGGGSYAWYNGRIEKKLYHDKEHAYEIAKVFLEGQGAEKLVFEDDKYRLEAKLIVEDEKTKKNTYSISFIFIDYTPYKVEEGTNVSESQRKRMTREKGLKTKLSFQFSDGITPNQEKAREYLSAYLNLLN; this is translated from the coding sequence ATGAAATTTAGAAAGCTGTATTTATATATTTCACTTATTAGTTTGCTTGTTATAAGCTCGTCATGCATCCTCATTTCTGTTGGCGCCGCTGGTGGTGGTTCATATGCTTGGTATAATGGACGAATAGAAAAAAAGTTGTACCACGATAAAGAACATGCCTACGAGATTGCCAAAGTATTTTTGGAAGGACAGGGAGCAGAAAAGCTAGTTTTCGAAGATGATAAATACCGGCTTGAAGCTAAGCTAATAGTAGAGGATGAAAAAACTAAAAAAAACACCTATTCAATAAGTTTTATATTCATTGATTATACTCCTTATAAAGTAGAAGAGGGTACTAATGTAAGTGAATCTCAGAGAAAGCGGATGACTAGAGAAAAAGGTTTAAAAACTAAATTAAGCTTTCAGTTCTCAGATGGTATCACACCGAATCAAGAAAAGGCCCGAGAGTATTTGAGTGCCTACCTAAACTTGCTTAACTAA
- a CDS encoding DUF1570 domain-containing protein, which translates to MNKLLIIVLLVSSTILSAASSRDLQISRKTTDILIHGIKFRNFYKAEAQTKKPLKINTFTRTSSNPDIPVKRIEAFNLNELWLDEQWIATYKNNGIDISIYSIKSVKPSTENAFNVNGEYFITKDIYEDMTKAQKRDENFLKQWFEDLENKEVALFGKFNRSNLPTGVQYDLSEKVIGKYSFVFTSKDKRQYYLSIKSTYEDQRKLMSAIQSFVRYFKIGESKELKAINQNFSSKPKGNKSAQYMETVNRVKKEVSGMQNWWFAETENYILKSNLSSRNRILAKKIQVQVEQMRHSYELFLPANKEIEEVSVITIPATREGYKDYVGADMEWSGGLWSPSRRELILSTMSKEAKSSANKDWILDVLNHEAFHQYLFYALGKVRAPMWFNEGHAEIFAHSKISSGKLYLEENKRGLTKLSSLLKSGKIDFQAHIYANHEIYYADKDLNYPLGWALCYYLRKAAPLYKNRNYVEILPRTIKALREGKSADEATKLGFYGIDMDIFTKDFCTFWFSKSMRSKASRTKILPKKVK; encoded by the coding sequence ATGAATAAATTATTAATTATAGTACTTCTAGTATCTTCCACGATATTAAGTGCCGCGAGTAGCCGCGACTTACAAATTAGTAGAAAGACGACAGATATACTGATTCACGGAATAAAGTTTAGAAACTTTTACAAGGCCGAAGCACAAACTAAAAAGCCTCTTAAAATTAATACATTTACACGTACATCTAGTAATCCAGATATCCCCGTTAAGAGAATAGAAGCCTTTAACTTAAATGAATTATGGCTAGATGAACAATGGATCGCTACCTATAAAAATAATGGAATTGATATAAGTATTTACTCCATCAAATCTGTAAAGCCTAGTACCGAAAATGCTTTTAATGTTAATGGTGAATATTTCATTACAAAAGATATATATGAAGATATGACAAAAGCCCAAAAGCGGGATGAAAATTTTCTTAAGCAATGGTTTGAAGATTTAGAAAATAAAGAGGTTGCACTCTTTGGAAAGTTTAATAGAAGTAACCTGCCAACAGGTGTTCAATATGATTTATCTGAAAAGGTCATTGGGAAATATAGTTTTGTTTTTACCAGCAAGGATAAGCGTCAGTATTATTTAAGCATAAAGTCTACTTACGAAGATCAACGCAAATTGATGTCGGCAATTCAGAGCTTTGTTCGCTACTTCAAAATAGGAGAATCAAAAGAACTAAAGGCCATAAATCAAAACTTTTCCAGTAAGCCAAAAGGCAATAAATCGGCACAATATATGGAAACAGTTAATAGAGTTAAAAAGGAAGTGAGTGGCATGCAGAATTGGTGGTTTGCTGAAACGGAAAACTATATATTAAAATCTAACCTCAGTTCACGCAATCGCATATTAGCAAAGAAAATTCAGGTTCAAGTTGAGCAAATGCGTCATTCCTACGAGCTCTTTTTACCCGCAAATAAAGAAATAGAAGAAGTGAGTGTAATAACTATTCCCGCAACGAGAGAAGGCTACAAAGACTACGTAGGGGCCGACATGGAATGGTCCGGAGGCTTGTGGAGCCCCTCGCGCCGTGAATTGATTCTTTCGACAATGAGTAAAGAGGCGAAGTCATCTGCTAACAAAGATTGGATCTTAGATGTTTTAAATCACGAGGCCTTTCATCAGTACTTATTTTATGCCTTGGGAAAAGTGAGGGCACCGATGTGGTTTAATGAAGGCCATGCCGAAATATTTGCCCATTCAAAGATATCTTCTGGAAAACTTTACTTGGAAGAAAATAAAAGAGGTCTCACGAAATTGAGTTCTTTGCTAAAATCAGGAAAGATAGATTTCCAGGCTCATATATATGCTAACCACGAGATCTATTACGCTGACAAAGACCTTAACTACCCTCTAGGTTGGGCTTTATGCTACTACCTTCGCAAAGCGGCGCCACTTTATAAAAACCGTAATTATGTGGAAATTCTTCCTAGAACAATCAAGGCTTTACGAGAAGGTAAAAGTGCAGACGAAGCCACGAAATTGGGTTTCTATGGTATTGATATGGATATTTTCACAAAAGATTTTTGTACTTTTTGGTTCAGTAAATCAATGCGCTCCAAGGCGAGTCGAACAAAAATCCTACCAAAGAAAGTTAAATAA
- a CDS encoding transposase, whose amino-acid sequence MYDTLFPEYFIEELRQTIGILCGPLKIAGQIILRPEFQEIKKAIEDDQLQLSKDRAATRNREFKNSSTQKHPPAELVVALFIARHFYDNCYGERGYSMLCENSSLQQFIGRLGIGSFPSRNTIHEQVSALSEKTLNLFHQAILNCVKECGLDDFSAVIIDSTAIKADSAWPVDSQLLKNLSCKMMKNISDVHDQLPCVERRKIPLKRLQNYCDYMSKLDFEISMLKGKKGARKMRQKFYTQELLPRCRKFIIRLEKTLPQIKQHCESAKVLMIDECLSRFIDKVLMVEHRFNMAPKDYDTKTARKIYSMSDNDAAFIKKGGRETVFGYRPNFAFSANGFLTSFTLESGNTSDSKAFSNCLDENKKMTGETAMMISVDDGYSSAANLDDAIEKGATLVSVSGSKGKKLLGEDIYESENYQLARNIRSISEAGISKLKNYHNLERFTVCGLKRVRQETLISAIGFNLERICQLLCQIEIEVAA is encoded by the coding sequence ATGTACGATACTCTTTTTCCCGAATATTTCATCGAGGAATTACGGCAAACTATAGGAATTTTATGCGGACCATTGAAGATTGCGGGGCAAATCATACTTCGTCCTGAATTTCAAGAGATCAAAAAGGCAATTGAAGATGATCAACTTCAGTTGAGTAAAGATAGAGCCGCCACTAGAAACCGCGAGTTTAAAAACAGCTCTACCCAAAAACACCCCCCAGCTGAATTGGTGGTGGCGTTGTTCATAGCCCGTCACTTTTATGATAATTGTTACGGTGAACGAGGCTATAGTATGCTATGTGAGAATAGTTCCTTGCAGCAGTTTATTGGGCGCTTGGGCATAGGAAGCTTCCCTTCACGCAATACGATTCATGAACAAGTCTCTGCTCTTTCTGAGAAGACCCTTAATCTTTTTCATCAAGCTATTTTGAACTGCGTTAAGGAGTGTGGCCTGGATGATTTTTCAGCAGTGATTATTGATTCTACAGCCATTAAGGCCGATTCAGCGTGGCCTGTCGATAGTCAATTACTAAAGAACCTTAGTTGTAAAATGATGAAAAATATCAGTGACGTTCATGATCAGCTTCCCTGTGTTGAGCGCAGAAAGATCCCTCTCAAACGCCTGCAAAATTACTGTGATTATATGAGTAAACTGGATTTCGAGATCTCTATGCTTAAAGGAAAAAAAGGAGCAAGAAAAATGAGGCAAAAGTTTTATACGCAAGAACTTTTACCGAGGTGCCGAAAATTTATTATTCGCCTGGAGAAGACTCTTCCTCAAATTAAACAACACTGTGAAAGTGCCAAAGTTCTGATGATTGACGAATGTCTATCTCGCTTCATAGATAAAGTTTTGATGGTTGAACATCGCTTCAACATGGCTCCTAAGGACTACGATACGAAGACGGCACGGAAAATTTACAGCATGAGTGATAATGATGCAGCATTTATTAAAAAGGGTGGTCGAGAAACCGTATTTGGCTACCGACCAAATTTCGCCTTTAGTGCCAATGGTTTTCTGACATCATTCACCCTAGAATCTGGAAATACTAGTGACAGCAAGGCCTTCAGTAATTGCCTTGATGAAAATAAAAAGATGACGGGCGAGACCGCAATGATGATCAGTGTGGATGACGGATATAGCTCTGCCGCCAATTTAGATGATGCCATCGAAAAAGGGGCGACATTAGTCAGTGTTAGTGGCTCAAAGGGAAAGAAGCTCTTAGGAGAAGATATTTATGAGAGTGAAAACTACCAACTTGCGAGAAATATCCGATCAATTTCCGAAGCAGGTATTTCAAAGCTGAAGAACTATCACAACCTTGAGCGATTTACCGTTTGTGGCTTAAAGAGGGTTCGTCAAGAAACTCTCATAAGCGCCATAGGATTCAACTTGGAAAGGATCTGCCAGTTATTATGTCAAATAGAGATTGAGGTCGCCGCATAG
- the accB gene encoding acetyl-CoA carboxylase biotin carboxyl carrier protein — protein sequence MNFENIEKLAEILDKYNLSEIDYTESDAFSITLKGAVAAPVQAMAAPVAQAASAAAPVVNSDEGLHIVTSELVGTFYASASPDSAAYIKVGDEVTVDSTLCIVEAMKVMNEIKSEVNGTVVEILVDNGTPVEYGQAIIKIKPS from the coding sequence TTGAACTTCGAAAACATCGAAAAACTCGCAGAAATTTTGGATAAATACAACCTATCTGAAATCGATTATACAGAAAGCGACGCTTTTAGTATTACTCTTAAAGGAGCTGTTGCTGCTCCGGTACAAGCTATGGCTGCTCCTGTAGCTCAAGCCGCAAGTGCTGCTGCACCTGTTGTTAATTCTGATGAAGGACTACATATAGTCACATCTGAATTAGTTGGAACTTTCTATGCATCCGCCTCACCAGATTCAGCCGCTTATATAAAAGTTGGTGACGAAGTTACTGTAGACTCAACATTGTGTATTGTTGAAGCTATGAAAGTAATGAACGAAATTAAATCTGAAGTAAATGGTACTGTTGTTGAAATTTTAGTTGATAACGGAACTCCTGTAGAGTACGGTCAAGCTATCATCAAAATCAAACCAAGCTAA
- a CDS encoding dodecin yields the protein MSDHTYKKVEIVGTSPSSIEDAVNTAIKKASESIHNMRWFEVKEVRGNIDKDHVDHWQVTMLVGFTLDD from the coding sequence ATGAGCGACCACACCTATAAAAAAGTAGAAATTGTTGGGACTTCTCCAAGTAGTATAGAAGATGCCGTTAATACAGCGATAAAAAAAGCTTCAGAATCCATCCATAATATGCGCTGGTTTGAAGTGAAGGAAGTTCGTGGGAATATTGATAAAGATCATGTGGATCATTGGCAGGTGACTATGCTAGTCGGCTTTACACTAGATGATTAA
- a CDS encoding sigma 54-interacting transcriptional regulator has protein sequence MRKNQTIPMEILQNLQFNLQPQSFALSVGEALNKLFAMPLMEISWGLRDGENFPVYCYQKLDGQGSSSLFDRQTKNSLAKELIDDEAAFVIEDFTEENDEMIEVRKAYLMGAEQLIVLPLFDRLGVNGFLNLYLSDKTEAAYWETLFSQLCPLASASLTFSKKLNKTATASRRAWSELRDLQNENSIRGAKPFIRESSAMNELWTQVCILAPRLSEFWIIGTPGSGRELCARHIHARSGSVSKRLEVFDCASIPIDIHYSEIFGEDNSGLWYKLNGGSLYIKNIELLDPKVNAKIIEKIKTDIRLNTEAKNIIISSQSENLNNPLKKHFENAAITFPNFNDRRDDWLWLLRELVAEIANNIGVAILEITPSFTQYIMQQNWSDDFSEIREFLTKSLISSRGRTLKVPSLNEGENQSKAGRPPANLDSSVQQQIIKALRKCKGKVYGSDGAASLLGLHASTLQGKMRKFNLIAGDFKK, from the coding sequence GTGCGTAAAAACCAAACAATCCCCATGGAAATATTGCAGAATCTGCAATTCAACTTGCAACCACAATCCTTTGCTTTGAGTGTCGGTGAGGCCCTGAATAAACTTTTTGCGATGCCGCTCATGGAGATCAGTTGGGGCCTTCGAGATGGTGAAAACTTCCCTGTTTACTGCTATCAAAAATTAGACGGGCAGGGCAGCTCGAGCCTTTTTGATAGGCAGACAAAAAACTCTCTGGCCAAAGAATTAATTGATGATGAAGCCGCCTTTGTAATCGAAGATTTCACAGAAGAAAACGACGAGATGATAGAGGTTAGAAAAGCTTATTTAATGGGTGCTGAACAACTCATTGTCTTACCACTATTTGATAGACTAGGCGTCAACGGTTTCCTGAATTTATACCTCTCTGATAAAACAGAAGCCGCCTATTGGGAAACGCTATTTTCACAACTCTGTCCCCTCGCCTCTGCCAGCCTCACTTTCAGTAAAAAATTAAACAAAACGGCAACGGCATCTAGGCGTGCATGGAGCGAACTTCGCGACCTGCAAAACGAAAATTCAATCAGGGGAGCAAAACCCTTTATTCGCGAAAGTAGCGCCATGAATGAACTCTGGACTCAGGTTTGCATCTTAGCTCCTCGTTTATCCGAATTTTGGATAATAGGTACACCAGGAAGCGGTCGCGAACTATGCGCTCGACACATACACGCTAGGTCGGGTAGCGTAAGCAAACGTTTAGAGGTTTTTGACTGTGCGAGTATCCCTATTGATATTCATTATTCAGAAATCTTTGGAGAGGATAATTCTGGGCTTTGGTACAAACTTAATGGAGGCAGCTTATACATTAAAAATATCGAATTATTAGACCCCAAAGTAAACGCTAAAATAATAGAAAAAATCAAGACCGATATCCGCCTAAATACTGAAGCTAAAAATATTATTATTTCATCTCAATCAGAAAACTTGAATAACCCACTCAAAAAACATTTTGAAAATGCAGCCATCACTTTTCCTAACTTTAATGATCGACGTGATGACTGGCTATGGTTGCTTAGAGAACTCGTTGCTGAAATAGCAAATAACATCGGCGTGGCCATCCTTGAAATAACTCCGAGTTTTACTCAGTATATCATGCAACAAAATTGGTCTGATGACTTTAGCGAAATCCGCGAATTTTTAACAAAGTCACTTATCTCAAGTCGCGGTAGAACCCTCAAAGTTCCCAGCCTTAACGAAGGAGAGAACCAGAGCAAAGCAGGGCGTCCACCGGCCAATTTAGACAGTTCGGTTCAGCAACAAATTATCAAAGCTCTAAGGAAATGTAAAGGCAAGGTTTATGGCTCTGATGGCGCCGCTTCATTACTCGGTTTACACGCCAGTACTCTTCAGGGAAAAATGCGTAAGTTTAATTTAATTGCAGGAGATTTTAAAAAATAA
- a CDS encoding Asp23/Gls24 family envelope stress response protein, with translation MSETNDIDISNCVKNSTHISEDVYSSIVSSTVLEIEEVVQFANSGIVGGIANLIGKKTSDSPIHIGIDEENSDVTVTINIVVKYGVFIPKIVEDIQNKITSSIKNMTGQTVCSVNVRIHNIVKVEDAELEVEEEA, from the coding sequence ATGTCTGAAACAAATGATATAGATATTAGTAACTGTGTTAAAAATAGTACCCATATTTCTGAAGATGTTTATAGTTCAATAGTTAGTAGCACTGTCTTAGAAATTGAAGAAGTTGTTCAATTTGCTAACTCAGGTATTGTTGGCGGCATTGCTAATTTAATTGGTAAAAAAACTAGCGATAGTCCGATACACATCGGCATTGATGAAGAAAACTCCGACGTAACTGTAACAATTAATATTGTTGTTAAGTATGGTGTTTTCATTCCTAAAATCGTCGAGGATATTCAAAATAAAATTACTTCTTCAATTAAAAATATGACTGGTCAAACTGTTTGCTCTGTAAACGTTCGTATCCATAATATTGTCAAAGTAGAAGATGCTGAATTAGAAGTAGAGGAAGAAGCTTAA
- a CDS encoding IspD/TarI family cytidylyltransferase: MEKAAVLLCGGSGSRFGSNKLLVKLDGKEVFLHSLEALAQVIDSKNIVLVSSEKDKSQFKELLKVNGFSDVQVCCGGKERYHSVLKGLNKCSEKALVAIHDAARPFISSKLIEDTFSSAYKHGGAILCKKVSDTIKINDSEGVRTLQRDHLTAAETPQIFYCKDLKKAINFVIDNNLSVTDDAHAMECINKDYFMHIHEGNNKKITYTSDLD, from the coding sequence ATGGAAAAAGCGGCTGTTTTATTATGTGGAGGTTCAGGCTCAAGGTTTGGGAGTAATAAGCTCTTAGTTAAACTGGATGGTAAAGAGGTTTTTCTCCATTCATTAGAAGCGCTTGCTCAAGTTATTGATAGCAAAAATATAGTTCTCGTCTCTTCAGAAAAAGATAAAAGTCAATTTAAGGAATTGCTTAAAGTGAATGGCTTTTCTGATGTGCAGGTATGTTGTGGTGGAAAAGAACGCTATCACTCTGTATTGAAAGGCCTCAATAAGTGTTCAGAAAAGGCTTTAGTCGCCATTCATGATGCTGCTCGACCTTTTATAAGTTCTAAACTCATAGAAGATACTTTCTCCTCTGCTTATAAACATGGAGGCGCTATACTTTGTAAGAAAGTAAGTGATACCATAAAAATAAATGATAGCGAAGGTGTTCGCACACTACAAAGAGATCATTTAACCGCAGCAGAAACACCACAAATTTTTTATTGCAAGGACTTAAAAAAAGCTATTAATTTTGTCATAGATAATAACTTATCTGTCACAGATGATGCCCATGCAATGGAGTGTATAAATAAAGATTATTTCATGCATATCCACGAAGGGAATAACAAGAAAATCACCTATACTTCGGATTTAGATTAA